One segment of Methylotuvimicrobium sp. KM2 DNA contains the following:
- a CDS encoding HNH endonuclease: MKPDLTQELLKSLVDYDPATGRFTWRKRTADMFTSIDACIAWNESNAAKPIGAFFTNQRGHTYIRVSILGKAYMLSRLIFFYMTGRWPVGDIMHRDRDGTNNAWSNLKEVSRIENMRSLAMTKRNSSGFVGVSWDRHKNKWHASIMVRYKTIHLGYFDDKLDAIAARSKANRDLGFDPLHGQRRRKSDNKQT; the protein is encoded by the coding sequence ATGAAACCCGATCTTACACAAGAACTTTTAAAATCACTTGTCGATTATGATCCAGCAACCGGAAGATTCACCTGGAGAAAACGAACTGCTGATATGTTTACGTCAATAGATGCTTGTATTGCTTGGAATGAATCAAATGCAGCCAAACCTATAGGCGCATTTTTTACTAATCAAAGGGGGCATACTTACATACGAGTATCTATTTTAGGTAAAGCTTACATGCTTAGCCGACTTATTTTTTTCTACATGACTGGACGTTGGCCTGTCGGCGATATCATGCACCGAGACAGAGATGGGACCAATAACGCCTGGTCCAACCTAAAAGAGGTGAGCAGAATCGAAAATATGCGAAGCCTGGCCATGACTAAACGCAATAGCTCTGGCTTTGTGGGTGTCTCTTGGGACCGGCACAAAAACAAATGGCATGCCTCGATAATGGTGCGTTACAAAACAATCCACCTTGGTTACTTTGACGACAAGCTCGATGCAATAGCCGCAAGGTCAAAGGCTAACCGTGATCTTGGGTTCGATCCGCTGCATGGTCAACGCAGGCGAAAATCGGACAACAAACAAACTTAA
- a CDS encoding ogr/Delta-like zinc finger family protein, producing MKLLCPHCRSKLIVASTEEISATKQRLYVQCTNVKGCGATGVMSSEYEHNIRQPKTNTYQAAVAALDALSPEERRAVLEQIRAEDAEKNDLEN from the coding sequence ATGAAATTGCTTTGTCCACACTGCCGATCAAAACTTATTGTGGCCTCTACTGAGGAAATTTCAGCGACTAAGCAGAGGCTTTACGTTCAGTGCACAAACGTAAAAGGTTGCGGTGCTACTGGGGTCATGAGCAGCGAGTACGAGCACAACATAAGGCAACCTAAAACCAATACATACCAAGCCGCCGTTGCTGCACTCGACGCCCTGTCCCCGGAAGAGCGACGCGCGGTGCTTGAGCAAATCCGCGCGGAGGATGCGGAGAAAAACGACCTCGAAAATTGA
- a CDS encoding DUF927 domain-containing protein, whose amino-acid sequence MIKKMDNVNGIEVTEPGKARMKIKSNVAKLDDKRKSKKAEYAGNYKISNGCLVHVRSTAKNVIETVLCDFEAKIIEVKIFDDGLQRRSVYVIQGKHCSGKDLPTIEVPADKFHSGAWIAEFWGLLAFVEPTNSSLRHTTAAVHKFSTCDSPVPYVESKSYLGWVKTDQGWIYLTSTGAMTKKGLDKTINVILTGNMGRYQLPEPPKTLDFSLLKKFLSVSKSNPKVGAVLFACVARSVLYSAHPIDFFLFIYGSTGAKKSSVVAIALSFLGYFTGATMPANWNSTVNAIEMISHQAQDSPYCIDDLKFTGGTAMDSARMKSTFERIAQSIGNQSGRDRLNADSTKRPSPYNRGMPIITGEDLSGSSSTLGRGVVVSIGRNDIDVQTLTELQSAARDGKLAEIMSLYIVWLTGKMDSLSENLHKKIVDRRTAAIAQGFANSHARSPDIFASLMVGIDVFFQFCVETKAIDHAGANDAILDIENNLKSAFIEQRDYQDETDICSRFIALLASALASGAAHLAAAETDHIPAQFPERYGWRRGNGIIKRSVDERTLDAQHGDVDGRFFQYEPGGTKVGWVSGEEIYLNPESAFAAAQAVAKQQGEPITTSKNTVLKQMVERELIVATSKRETGSVISTVTRRVNGTKRRVAVINAETLFDG is encoded by the coding sequence ATGATTAAAAAAATGGATAATGTTAACGGCATCGAAGTAACTGAGCCCGGCAAGGCGAGGATGAAGATTAAGTCAAACGTTGCTAAATTGGACGATAAAAGAAAATCGAAAAAAGCAGAGTACGCGGGCAATTATAAAATCAGCAACGGTTGCTTGGTCCACGTTAGGTCAACCGCGAAAAATGTAATCGAAACTGTGTTATGCGACTTCGAGGCCAAAATCATTGAGGTAAAAATATTTGACGATGGCCTTCAAAGGCGGTCTGTGTATGTTATCCAAGGTAAACATTGTAGTGGGAAAGATCTTCCGACCATAGAGGTTCCCGCCGACAAGTTCCATTCAGGCGCTTGGATAGCGGAGTTTTGGGGCTTACTGGCTTTTGTCGAGCCAACGAATTCATCGTTACGGCACACCACAGCCGCAGTTCACAAATTTTCGACCTGTGATTCCCCGGTCCCCTACGTGGAATCAAAATCCTACCTCGGATGGGTGAAAACAGATCAAGGTTGGATATATTTAACCTCGACCGGCGCGATGACGAAAAAGGGTCTTGATAAAACAATAAACGTTATTTTAACGGGTAACATGGGCCGCTACCAACTGCCCGAACCACCCAAGACGCTAGACTTTTCACTATTGAAAAAGTTTTTATCGGTCAGCAAAAGCAACCCCAAAGTAGGCGCTGTTTTGTTTGCTTGCGTGGCGAGGTCGGTTCTGTACAGCGCACACCCGATTGATTTTTTCCTGTTTATTTACGGATCCACCGGTGCTAAAAAATCTTCCGTCGTGGCTATTGCACTTTCCTTCCTTGGGTACTTTACTGGTGCCACGATGCCGGCTAACTGGAATTCGACAGTGAATGCTATAGAGATGATTAGTCACCAGGCGCAAGACTCACCCTATTGCATAGACGATCTTAAGTTCACCGGCGGCACAGCAATGGATTCGGCAAGAATGAAATCCACCTTTGAAAGAATAGCTCAATCGATCGGGAATCAAAGCGGACGCGATCGTCTGAACGCAGATTCGACCAAACGACCGTCGCCTTATAACAGAGGTATGCCCATCATAACCGGCGAAGATTTGTCCGGAAGTTCTAGCACATTGGGACGCGGTGTCGTGGTGAGCATAGGTCGAAACGACATCGACGTTCAAACATTAACAGAACTTCAATCCGCCGCTAGGGATGGCAAGCTTGCTGAAATCATGAGTCTTTATATTGTTTGGCTTACCGGCAAAATGGATAGCCTTTCAGAAAATCTTCATAAGAAAATAGTTGATCGAAGAACTGCCGCTATAGCCCAAGGATTTGCAAATTCACACGCGCGCAGTCCTGATATTTTTGCAAGTTTAATGGTGGGTATTGATGTGTTTTTTCAATTTTGTGTTGAAACGAAGGCAATCGACCACGCCGGCGCCAATGACGCGATACTGGATATTGAAAATAACCTGAAGTCGGCCTTCATAGAGCAACGCGACTATCAAGACGAAACAGACATTTGCAGCAGATTTATAGCACTACTCGCATCTGCTTTGGCGTCCGGTGCCGCACATCTGGCAGCCGCCGAAACCGATCACATACCGGCGCAATTTCCCGAGCGTTACGGCTGGCGGCGCGGCAATGGAATTATCAAGCGTTCGGTTGATGAAAGAACGTTAGATGCTCAGCACGGCGATGTCGATGGCCGATTTTTTCAGTATGAGCCAGGCGGAACAAAAGTCGGCTGGGTATCAGGTGAGGAAATCTATTTGAATCCGGAATCGGCCTTTGCGGCGGCTCAGGCAGTTGCCAAGCAGCAGGGGGAACCGATTACAACAAGTAAAAATACAGTGCTCAAGCAAATGGTTGAGCGAGAACTAATAGTGGCAACGTCGAAGCGGGAGACCGGTTCGGTGATATCCACCGTCACACGTCGAGTGAACGGGACAAAGCGTCGTGTTGCTGTAATTAATGCAGAAACTTTATTTGATGGTTAA
- a CDS encoding AlpA family phage regulatory protein, whose translation MKNETHPPKSIEPEKKLQPFVLPPDGSLVRAYGILGDRKKGIIGVCEMSRTMLWSQVNSGRFPKPLKIGRIAAWRAEDIREYLKDPENYRSA comes from the coding sequence ATGAAAAACGAAACACACCCCCCCAAAAGCATTGAGCCGGAAAAAAAGTTGCAACCGTTCGTACTGCCCCCAGACGGATCTCTTGTCCGTGCGTATGGAATCCTTGGCGATCGCAAAAAAGGCATCATAGGCGTTTGCGAAATGTCCAGAACGATGCTGTGGTCACAGGTTAATTCCGGACGGTTTCCGAAGCCACTGAAAATTGGACGAATAGCCGCCTGGCGCGCTGAGGACATTCGGGAATATCTGAAAGACCCTGAGAATTACCGCTCCGCTTAA
- a CDS encoding type II toxin-antitoxin system HicA family toxin — protein sequence MSSQYPPLTCKEVKRILAYLGFVARPQKGTSHEQWVKEHDGALYKVTVDCPKSPFTQTLIKSMAAQAGITKKEFYRIFRLIK from the coding sequence ATGAGCAGTCAATACCCTCCGCTAACCTGCAAAGAGGTTAAAAGGATCCTGGCATACTTGGGATTCGTTGCCAGACCGCAAAAAGGCACATCACACGAGCAATGGGTAAAAGAACACGATGGCGCTCTGTATAAGGTTACCGTCGATTGCCCAAAGTCCCCTTTTACGCAAACGCTCATCAAAAGCATGGCCGCCCAAGCCGGCATAACCAAAAAAGAGTTTTACCGCATCTTCCGGTTAATCAAATAA
- a CDS encoding integrase arm-type DNA-binding domain-containing protein yields MTLTVKDLRDAEPRDKQYKLTDRDGLYVLVHPNGGKYFRYDYRFGGKRKTLALGTFPETSLRQARDALHEAKQQVKSGLDPALSRRIEKAGLTKNTFEAIAVEFLGQHEHEWSETHYVRVKRMLEADVIPWLGNRPVSALTAPEVLEVLRRIEKRGALESAARTKQIIGQVLRYAIATGRSARDVAADLRGALKAPTRGSFAAIEDPKELGALLRAIDNYEGSFLVRMALALQPYVFARPGNLVSMMWDDIDLDTRLWELDAEKMKMRRPHAVPLSTQAISILNEIRPLTGSSRFVFASFHGTGDKHICREAPGMAIRRMGYKGRQTMHGFRTTGSTLLHEAGFRSDMIEKQLAHSERNKSKAAYDRSTLLPERRQMMQHWGNFLEKCKE; encoded by the coding sequence ATGACTCTCACTGTTAAAGATCTACGCGATGCGGAGCCGCGCGACAAGCAATATAAGCTGACCGACCGCGACGGCCTCTATGTGCTTGTGCATCCCAATGGTGGAAAATATTTCCGCTACGATTACCGCTTTGGCGGAAAACGAAAGACACTTGCACTGGGCACCTTTCCTGAAACCTCGTTGCGGCAGGCTAGAGACGCACTGCACGAAGCAAAGCAACAAGTAAAAAGTGGTCTCGATCCTGCCTTATCCAGGCGGATAGAAAAAGCTGGGCTCACGAAAAACACCTTCGAAGCGATCGCAGTTGAATTTCTCGGCCAGCACGAACACGAATGGAGCGAAACGCATTATGTTCGCGTCAAGCGCATGCTCGAAGCGGATGTTATCCCCTGGCTTGGCAATCGACCGGTTAGCGCACTGACAGCACCCGAAGTGCTCGAAGTCCTCCGTCGTATCGAAAAACGCGGTGCGCTCGAATCGGCAGCGAGAACCAAGCAGATCATTGGGCAGGTGCTACGATACGCCATTGCCACCGGTCGATCCGCGCGCGACGTTGCCGCCGACCTCCGTGGCGCACTGAAGGCGCCGACGCGCGGAAGTTTCGCAGCCATTGAAGACCCTAAAGAGCTGGGAGCACTCCTTCGTGCTATCGATAATTACGAAGGATCCTTTCTAGTCCGAATGGCACTCGCTCTGCAACCGTATGTATTCGCCAGGCCGGGCAATCTGGTTTCAATGATGTGGGACGATATCGACCTCGATACAAGGCTATGGGAGCTCGATGCCGAAAAAATGAAAATGCGTCGTCCTCACGCAGTCCCGCTTAGCACACAGGCAATTTCAATTCTTAATGAAATCAGACCGCTCACCGGATCAAGCCGATTTGTATTCGCCAGCTTTCACGGTACTGGCGACAAACACATATGCCGGGAAGCGCCCGGCATGGCCATTCGACGGATGGGATACAAAGGCCGTCAAACGATGCACGGCTTTCGAACAACCGGCAGCACACTATTGCATGAAGCCGGTTTTCGCTCCGATATGATCGAAAAGCAACTGGCACACAGCGAGCGCAACAAAAGCAAAGCGGCTTATGATCGATCGACACTACTTCCGGAACGGCGACAGATGATGCAGCATTGGGGCAACTTCTTGGAAAAGTGCAAAGAATAG
- the mnmE gene encoding tRNA uridine-5-carboxymethylaminomethyl(34) synthesis GTPase MnmE produces MDIGTNDTIAAIATPPGNGGVGIVRISGPAVSIIAAKLTDRPLPPRYAVLTPFIDSDGSFIDTGIAIYFPAPASYTGEDILELQGHGGSVILDILLKRVLSLGARLARPGEFTERAFLNGKIDLAQAEAVADLIESSTEQSARSAQQSMQGAFSKQINELVEELTELRIYVEAAIDFVDEEIDFLGDGVVQNRIDRLAEKLRTILSTARQGRLLRDGMTIVLAGKPNAGKSSLLNALAGHNAAIVTDIAGTTRDVLKERIQIDGMPLHIIDTAGLRDSDNAVEKEGIRRAREEMNRADKVLLMIDATDPEHQSIIENMPEHVPVTKIYNKIDLIGIEPEIRESEQGTQIYLSVKKEQGLDLLKQYLKNSVGYQSETDNVFIARRRHIEALQKGLKFVQSSQAQLQNHQAGELVAEDLRQAQHCLGEITGAVSSDDLLGLIFSSFCIGK; encoded by the coding sequence GTGGATATCGGTACCAACGATACCATTGCCGCGATTGCCACGCCGCCCGGAAACGGCGGCGTCGGCATTGTACGGATATCGGGACCTGCGGTTTCTATTATTGCCGCTAAATTAACCGATCGTCCGTTACCGCCAAGATATGCCGTATTGACACCGTTTATCGATAGCGACGGTTCATTCATCGATACGGGCATCGCCATCTATTTCCCTGCCCCGGCTTCCTATACCGGCGAAGATATTCTTGAGCTGCAAGGACATGGCGGTTCGGTCATTCTCGATATACTTCTCAAACGCGTCTTATCGCTAGGAGCCCGACTGGCACGGCCCGGCGAATTCACCGAACGCGCCTTTCTTAACGGTAAAATTGATTTAGCGCAAGCTGAAGCGGTTGCCGACTTGATAGAAAGCAGTACCGAACAATCGGCGCGTTCCGCACAACAATCGATGCAGGGTGCATTTTCAAAGCAAATTAACGAATTAGTTGAAGAACTAACCGAACTCAGAATCTATGTTGAAGCCGCCATCGACTTCGTCGACGAAGAAATTGATTTTCTCGGTGACGGAGTTGTGCAAAATCGTATCGACCGATTGGCGGAAAAACTTCGAACTATCTTGTCGACTGCGCGACAAGGTCGATTGCTACGCGATGGAATGACGATCGTATTGGCCGGTAAACCCAATGCCGGTAAATCCAGTTTATTGAATGCCTTGGCCGGCCATAACGCTGCGATTGTGACCGACATTGCCGGCACTACACGCGACGTGTTGAAAGAACGCATACAAATCGACGGCATGCCGCTGCATATCATCGACACGGCAGGTTTACGCGACAGCGACAATGCCGTTGAAAAAGAAGGCATACGCAGAGCACGAGAGGAAATGAATCGGGCCGATAAAGTCTTATTGATGATCGATGCCACAGATCCCGAGCATCAATCAATAATTGAAAACATGCCCGAACACGTACCCGTCACTAAAATCTACAATAAAATCGATCTAATCGGCATCGAACCTGAAATTCGAGAATCCGAACAAGGCACTCAGATTTATTTATCCGTCAAAAAAGAACAAGGCCTTGATCTTCTTAAACAGTATTTGAAAAACAGCGTCGGTTATCAATCCGAAACCGACAATGTTTTCATAGCTCGGAGACGGCATATCGAAGCCTTACAAAAGGGTTTGAAGTTCGTTCAGAGTTCTCAAGCGCAATTACAAAACCATCAAGCTGGGGAATTAGTGGCCGAGGATCTCAGACAAGCGCAGCATTGTCTCGGTGAAATTACTGGTGCTGTTTCGTCCGATGACTTGCTAGGTCTGATCTTTTCCAGCTTTTGTATAGGAAAATAA